CGCGTTTCTCGGCCTCGTAGGGAATGCCGTGGCCGACCATGTGACCGTGGTAGCCGAGAGCGAGCCGACGACCGGCGAAGACAAGCGGATGCGCGTAACCGGGGGCGGAGGCAAAGGTTTCCAGGATGGGAATGTCTTCCACGGCTTGCGCGACGCTGAGGACGACAGATTGATCGGCGATGTCGTAGCCTTTCTCGGTGGAGGCCAATCCGCCGCAGAGTGAAATGAAACCCGAACCAAAAAAAAGCAGGCAAACGGGCACTCGGACTAACATCGGCGTTCTCACCAGAAGCGAAGTCCAGAGATAGGGCAGGAGCACGATGAGACTCCACATCATGAGCTTCGTGTTGTCCCATTCCCACGGGGAGAATTGGACGAACAATGTCGCGACTAACATCCCCAGCGCCGGTCCCACGAAGAGCCAGGCCGCGCGGTCGGGGCGGCGGACTAACATGACGATCAAACCCGCGATGAGAAATGGGAGCGCGCCGAAATTCTCCAGCCAGTATGTCGCGGAAAAGTGTGCGCCCTGCATCCAGCCGGGGTGCCAGGCGAGCCCACCTGCGGCGTGGAAATTATCGGTGAGCTTCAGCATCAGAAGCGTCGCGGGGAGAAACGCGGCGGCGATCAGCCACCAGAACCGGCGGCGGTTTTTTCCAAAGACGGCAAGGCTGGCTAACATCGCGGAGAGAAAAAGAAACGTGTGGATGTGAAAGAGTGGCATCGTGGAATAGATGAGACATTCCAGCCAGAGCGGCAGCGGATTTTTGAGCGGAGTTTCATTCGACTCAGCGGACTGCGTTTGCCGCCAGTGGGTTAGCAAAAGCAGGCCGGCGGGCAGGGCGTAGAGGAAGCCGCGCTGGGTGACGAAGAGCGCGAGCGGGAGGCTTTTCCAATCGAGGTCTTGCTGGTAGTCGAGCCATTTGCCGGTGGTGAAAATGGCGAACCCGGCGACGCTGCCATTGAAGAGAAACCCGGCGACGCCGAACGCGCGTCCCCAGCGATAGAGCGCGATGCCGGTCGCGAGCGCCCCGGCGAGTCCGGTGACGATGAGGGCGTTGAAGAGCGGGACGCCGAGGACATCGAGCAGGGCGTTGAAGTAATCGATGCCAAACGGGTAGCCGATCGAGGAGTGCGCGTGGATCGGGTTCACCGGCCAGAGCGGCGCGCCGTGGGAGAAAAAACGGATGTATTGGATGTGCAACGGGAGGTCGCCTAGGTTGTTGCGCGAGAGGACGGCGATCTGGTCGCCTTTGAGAAAGATGAGCCAGAGGAAGGCGCGCAGGGCAAAGAGGACGAAGGCGATGGCGGCGGCGCTTTTCCAGAGCCAGAAGTCGTTGGATGTGGGGCTGAGGGAGCGGAGGTTGGTTTTCCAGAGGGTGAGGCCGGTGGCGACGGAGCCGAGGGCGAGCGCGATGGCGGCATTCGAGGCATGGAGGCCGGAGATCGAGAGCGAAAGGGCGATGAGGGTGCTGAATGCGATGAAGCTCACCGTGGCGACCCAGTAGTTTTCGAGAATGTGGCGGACGAGACGCATATCGGCGCAAGGTATCGCAAGTTGGTCGGCGTTTGGCGCGAGGAAAATGCAACTCGACTCGTGGCGGCGCGCGTTTTTTTATTGGACCCCATGCGACGCTTCCTCCTGACGATTCTCCCGCTGTTCCTGTTGATGAATGTCCTCTGCGCCCGCGACGCGCGGGAGGATCAGCGGATCGAGTATTTGCTGCAATCGGTCGCGTCGATGAAGGGCGGCGTCTTCATTCGCAATGGCTCGGAATACAGCGCGTCGGAGGCGGTGGCGCACCTGAAATTAAAGCTCAGCAAGGGCGGCGAGCGGGTGAAAACGGCGGAGGATTTCATCGCCGGGTGCGCCAGCAAGTCGTCGTTCAGCGGGACGCCTTACCAGATTCGGCTGCCGGATGGAAAGACGGTGGAAACCGGCCCGTATTTCCTAGGAAAACTGCGGGAGTTTGATCGGGATCACCCGAAGCAGGCGGCAAAATAGCGAGCCAATCACCAGGAACTGCGCGGAGCATTGTGGAAAGTCGCAGTGGCATTTGCGGGACTGCGCGGCGCATTGTGGAAAGTTGCAATGGCATTTGCGGGACTGCGCGGAGCATTGCGGAAAGTCGCAATGGCATTTGCAGGGCTGCGTGAGACCTGGTGGGTTTTTGCGAAGCCGATCCGGCCCCAATGATCGAGCGCCTGTGAAGGCCTCAGAGCGTCAGTTATGCCGCCAAAAGCTCATTCCAGCGCGTGAGCTCGCTCTGGATGTTCTCCGGCGACGGTGCGCCAATGCCTTGGCGGGCGGCGAGGGAGGCTTGGGGGTTGAGGATGGTGTAAATGTCTTCCTCGAAGGCACTGGAACTCGACTGAAAATCGGCCAGCGAGAGGTCGGCTAGGCCGCAATTGCGTTCGTTGCAGAGGGCAACCAACCCGCCCACGATCTCGTGCGAATGACGAAACGGGACGCCACGTTTCACCAAATAATCGGCCAGATCGGTGGCGATGAGGTTCCAATCGTCGGCGGCAGCGGCCATGCGGGCGGTGTTGACGCGCGCCTCGGACATCATGCCGGCGAAGACTTCGAGGGCGTTTTTGACGGTATCGATGGAGTCGAAGATGGGCTCCTTGTCCTCCTGCATGTCGCGATTGTAGGTCATCGGGAGGCCCTTCAACGTGGTGAGGAGGGAGAGGAGATTGCCGTAGAGTCGGCCGGTTTTGCCCCGAGTCAGCTCGGCGACGTCGGGGTTTTTTTTCTGCGGCATGAGGCTGGAGCCGGTGGTGTAGGCGTCGCTGAGGGTGACGTAGCCAAACTCGGCGCTGGCCCAGAGAATGACGTCCTCGCTGAGGCGCGAAAGATGCATGCCGATGAGGGCGAGGGCGTTGAGGAGTTCGACGGCGAAATCGCGGTCGCTGACGGCGTCCATGCTGTTGTGGGTGACGCTGTCGAAGCCGAGCAAGTTGGCGATGTAAGTCCGGTCGAGGACGATGGTGGAACCCGCGATCGCGCCGGAGCCGAGCGGGAGCGAATTCATCCGACGAGCCGTGTCAGTGAGCCGGGAGTCGTCACGCGAAAACATCTCGATGTAAGCCAACAAATGATGCGCAAAATAAACGGGCTGGGCGCGTTGCAGGTGGGTGTAGCCGGGGAGGATGGCGTCGGCGTTTTTTCCGGCGAGTGCTAATAGACTCTGCTGCAAGGTGCGGAGTGCGGCTTGAATGTGGACGATCTCGTCGCGCAGATAGAGCCGCAAGTCGGTCGCGACCTGGTCGTTGCGGGAACGCGCGGTGTGGAGTTTCGCGCCCGCCGAGCCGATGCGCCGGGTGAGCTCGGCCTCAATGTTCATGTGGACGTCTTCGAGGGCGGTATCCCATTGGAAATGTCCCGCGTCGATGTCGGCCTCGATGCCGAGCAGGCCGTCCTTGATTTGCTGCAACTCTGCAGGCGTCAGGAGTCCGGCTTTTTCCAACGCCGAAGCGTGCGCGATGGACCCCTGAATGTCGTGACGATACAACCGCCAGTCGAAGGAGATGGATTCCGAGAAAGTGCGGAGAGAATCCGCCGTCGATTGCTTAAAACGTCCGCGCCACATGACCGGAGTTAGGCAGGAATGAGGCGCTTCTGGCAAGTGCCGACGCGTTGCAACTCGTCGCAGTGCGCTTCGATGCGGATCATTTTTGCCTCGGGCGAGAAGCCGAGCCGCTTCGAGATGCAGTCTTCCATGGTGTTGATCCCGATGTCTTCAAACTCGACGATGCGGTCGCAATCGACGCAGATGAGGTGATTGTGATGCGGGTGATCGACGAAATTCGGGTCGTAGTATTTGAAGTCGCGGCCAAAGTCCATTTCGCGAAGCATTCCGCTCTGCACGAGGATCGGGAGGGTGCGGTAAACGGTGGCGCGGGAGACGGATTTGTCGAGTTTGCGCGCCATGAGGAGGAGATCCTCGGCGGTGTAATGTTCGTTGGTGGAAAACGCCGC
This genomic stretch from Chthoniobacterales bacterium harbors:
- a CDS encoding transcriptional repressor; translation: MDPLTRERMEAFLKEKGFRRTTQRDAIVEAAFSTNEHYTAEDLLLMARKLDKSVSRATVYRTLPILVQSGMLREMDFGRDFKYYDPNFVDHPHHNHLICVDCDRIVEFEDIGINTMEDCISKRLGFSPEAKMIRIEAHCDELQRVGTCQKRLIPA
- the argH gene encoding argininosuccinate lyase; the protein is MWRGRFKQSTADSLRTFSESISFDWRLYRHDIQGSIAHASALEKAGLLTPAELQQIKDGLLGIEADIDAGHFQWDTALEDVHMNIEAELTRRIGSAGAKLHTARSRNDQVATDLRLYLRDEIVHIQAALRTLQQSLLALAGKNADAILPGYTHLQRAQPVYFAHHLLAYIEMFSRDDSRLTDTARRMNSLPLGSGAIAGSTIVLDRTYIANLLGFDSVTHNSMDAVSDRDFAVELLNALALIGMHLSRLSEDVILWASAEFGYVTLSDAYTTGSSLMPQKKNPDVAELTRGKTGRLYGNLLSLLTTLKGLPMTYNRDMQEDKEPIFDSIDTVKNALEVFAGMMSEARVNTARMAAAADDWNLIATDLADYLVKRGVPFRHSHEIVGGLVALCNERNCGLADLSLADFQSSSSAFEEDIYTILNPQASLAARQGIGAPSPENIQSELTRWNELLAA
- a CDS encoding DUF5329 domain-containing protein produces the protein MRRFLLTILPLFLLMNVLCARDAREDQRIEYLLQSVASMKGGVFIRNGSEYSASEAVAHLKLKLSKGGERVKTAEDFIAGCASKSSFSGTPYQIRLPDGKTVETGPYFLGKLREFDRDHPKQAAK